Proteins encoded in a region of the Botrytis cinerea B05.10 chromosome 11, complete sequence genome:
- the Bcrev1 gene encoding Bcrev1, with amino-acid sequence MGSRRDKNSESVRKRIESHTFQSEGGEEYESSKFGGFSDYFRRKRIKLQNLDAEVRSTSTGNSNIFPGIVVHVNGYTQPSLRDLHHLIVSHGGGFMQYLDGKTAVTHIIASTLTPRKAIEFKRYRIVKPAWIVDSVKAGKCLPWDSYRVLDEGVGQRILGFSGGTVVNQSATTQRGYRDQTNASWYTSQVRNVAEDIDDDGGPQFPSSQVQKIMSHNPGVSTPSPADQTIEDIEEVDQIPVYDPISSGGSFEVSSSLEEALKHAANVTTPARKAALKSIQISKDSFLMKKSPSLSPDPQVSPSPTPVTPTKPKFLTPLRREAHHVERSNTPKHIPIEPTSFLNPKKRSNDEEITSSPKKAKFETAEEHNAILLADPHMRKSTTANPDFIKQYYSESRLHHLSTWKADLKSKFQQMASEKSASQKRTTKRKSGSRRYVMHVDFDSFFCAVSLKSASEFVDKPAVVAHGSGTGSEIASCNYPAREFGIKNGMWMKSAIKLCPDIKVLPYNFPAYEDASKLFYEAILDVGGVVQSVSVDEALVDITSLCLAAGGTDGVEILENSIRREQERADEIGKNLRKVIKENTDCNVSVGIGGNILLAKVALRKAKPAGQHQIKPEEVLDFIGGLDVKNLPGVAYSIGGKLEEIGVKFVKDVRQLSKDRLMTVLGPKTGERIWDYSRGIDNMEVGEQVIRKSVSAEVNWGIRFTSQTEAEEFVQNLCIELQRRLIEQRVKGKQLTLKIMRKSADAPLDPPKFLGHGSCDTFNKSIVLGVATNDAVIIGREAISVLRSYGFSPGELRGLGVQITKLEPVKFTNGTLLDGSQRKISFGPPVASKSSKKATEDPIIDEPETPTKQRIIPYAQSTKRLSEDGVDFTAPTKPKSITKSIHTEDPIDESSPLKARPTPAHPATFLARTNASDQSAKKLNLTGTQFIIPSQIDPEVLKELPLDIRSRLMAQSKSLPASREHTPSMPVKDTLFESPVKPKFSSYMPPQLDPEVFDALPEEMKAEILESYKSQISHPVPVVQTILPQSPRKNRTITGKKPPTPIKKRGRGRPPGPRIKPEPPGGPLQSKFVANPPRREASTDTGDDTDVLDPEFLAALPEDMREEIIAEHRRKRLQKRGGLMTSTVKKIKKPDPAPLGPRRIRLPPKPAKPTFTTQELSTLEELRETLTIWYREFESEGPHPDDVSAMERYLRRVILDERDLAKVVGVVKWLGWLIDDSEVVGKGKRHWEKAYVDVCCKIQEAVKERGLGRLDF; translated from the coding sequence ATGGGTAGCCGCCGGGATAAGAATTCGGAATCAGTGCGAAAGCGCATCGAATCGCATACTTTCCAAAGTGAAGGTGGtgaagagtatgagagtTCAAAATTTGGAGGCTTCTCAGATTATTTTCGGCGCAAAAGGATTAAATTGCAAAATTTGGATGCAGAAGTCCGCTCTACATCGACgggaaattcaaatatttttccCGGTATCGTGGTGCATGTTAACGGCTATACACAACCCTCCTTGCGTGATCTTCACCACCTGATAGTATCTCATGGTGGTGGTTTCATGCAATACCTGGATGGGAAAACCGCAGTTACTCATATCATTGCATCAACTCTGACTCCCCGAAAAGCAATCGAGTTTAAGCGATACAGAATCGTGAAACCAGCTTGGATAGTAGATAGTGTGAAGGCTGGAAAGTGTCTTCCATGGGATTCTTATCGTGTTCTAGATGAGGGAGTCGGTCAACGAATACTTGGATTTAGTGGTGGTACAGTCGTTAATCAATCAGCAACCACACAGAGAGGCTACCGCGATCAAACAAACGCAAGTTGGTACACCAGTCAGGTCAGAAATGTCgctgaagatattgatgacGACGGTGGGCCTCAATTTCCGAGCTCACAGGTACAAAAGATTATGTCGCATAATCCAGGCGTGTCAACTCCATCACCTGCCgatcaaacaattgaagacATCGAGGAAGTCGACCAAATTCCGGTTTATGATCCTATAAGCTCAGGTGGAAGCTTTGAAGTTTCATCATCTTTGGAAGAAGCCTTGAAGCACGCCGCCAATGTTACTACTCCCGCTCGAAAAGCTGCATTGAAGTCTATacagatatcaaaagatagtTTTCTTATGAAGAAATCTCCCTCACTTTCCCCTGATCCTCAGGTCTCACCAAGTCCAACACCTGTCACTCCTACTAAACCAAAATTCCTCACGCCTCTCAGAAGAGAAGCACATCATGTTGAAAGGTCAAATACACCTAAACACATACCCATTGAACCAACATCGTTTCTTAACCCTAAGAAGAGATCGAACGATGAAGAAATAACCAGCTCTCCCAAGAAAGCAAAGTTTGAGACGGCAGAAGAACACAATGCAATATTGTTAGCAGACCCTCACATGCGAAAGTCTACGACTGCAAACCCAGACTTTATCAAACAATACTATTCCGAATCTCGGCTACATCATTTATCTACCTGGAAGGCAGATcttaaatcaaaatttcagCAGATGGCATCCGAGAAGTCGGCATCTCAAAAACGGACAACAAAGCGGAAATCTGGCTCCCGAAGATACGTCATGCATGTAGATTTCGACAGTTTCTTTTGTGCGGTATCTCTCAAGAGCGCATCTGAATTTGTCGACAAACCTGCAGTTGTTGCTCATGGCAGTGGAACAGGGTCTGAAATTGCTAGTTGCAACTATCCAGCTCGTGAATTTGGCATCAAAAATGGAATGTGGATGAAAAGTGCGATTAAATTGTGTCCCGACATCAAGGTCTTACCTTACAATTTTCCAGCGTACGAGGACGCTAGCAAATTATTTTATGAAGCTATTTTAGATGTCGGCGGTGTAGTACAAAGTGTCAGTGTCGATGAAGCCCTCGTTGATATTACTTCTTTGTGTTTAGCCGCTGGTGGCACCGATGGAGTCGAGATCCTAGAGAATAGTATTAGGAGGGAACAAGAAAGAGCTGATGAGATTGGAAAAAATCTTCGAAAGGTTATCAAAGAGAACACAGATTGCAATGTATCtgttggaattggaggaaaCATTTTACTTGCGAAGGTTGCACTTCGGAAAGCTAAACCGGCTGGCCagcatcaaatcaaaccagaAGAGGTTTTAGATTTTATCGGTGGACTTGATGTAAAGAACCTTCCCGGTGTTGCCTACAGTATTGGTGGGAAGCTTGAAGAGATTGGAGTAAAATTTGTGAAAGACGTCCGACAATTATCCAAAGACCGTCTGATGACTGTTTTGGGTCCCAAAACCGGAGAAAGGATATGGGACTACTCAAGGGGTATTGACAACATGGAGGTTGGAGAGCAAGTCATACGAAAGTCTGTTTCAGCCGAGGTGAACTGGGGAATCAGGTTTACTTCACAGACTGAAGCTGAAGAATTTGTTCAAAATCTCTGCATTGAGCTACAGCGTCGATTAATCGAGCAAAGGGTCAAGGGGAAGCAATTGACTTTGAAAATCATGAGGAAATCTGCCGATGCGCCTCTTGATCCACCcaaattccttggtcatGGAAGTTGCGATACTTTCAACAAGAGCATAGTCCTTGGTGTGGCTACCAATGATGCTGTAATTATCGGGCGGGAAGCAATTTCAGTTCTCAGAAGTTACGGCTTCTCCCCTGGAGAGCTACGCGGCCTTGGTGTTCAAATTACCAAACTTGAGCCTGTGAAATTTACCAATGGTACTTTACTTGATGGCAGTCAAAGAAAAATTAGTTTTGGTCCCCCTGTGGCATCAAAGTCAAGCAAGAAAGCTACTGAGGATCCTATTATTGATGAACCAGAAACTCCAACGAAGCAGAGAATAATTCCATACGCACAATCTACAAAAAGACTTTCAGAAGATGGCGTCGATTTTACAGCACCAACGAAACCTAAATCTATCACGAAATCAATACATACGGAGGATCCTATTGATGAAAGCAGTCCTTTAAAAGCCCGACCAACTCCAGCTCACCCCGCGACTTTCCTTGCAAGAACAAATGCTAGTGATCAAAGTGCCAAAAAGCTCAATTTGACTGGGACTCAGTTCATTATACCAAGTCAAATCGACCCCGAAGTCTTGAAAGAACTTCCTCTAGATATCAGGTCAAGATTAATGGCTCAAAGTAAGAGCTTGCCTGCCTCAAGAGAACACACTCCTAGTATGCCCGTGAAAGATACCTTGTTTGAAAGTCCAGTCAAACCcaaattctcttcttatATGCCTCCACAACTCGATCCCGAAGTATTTGATGCACTGCctgaagaaatgaaagcaGAAATACTAGAAAGTTATAAATCACAAATTTCACATCCAGTACCAGTGGTACAAACGATTCTTCCTCAGTCACCTCGCAAAAATAGAACAATAACTGGTAAAAAGCCGCCAACTCCTATCAAGAAACGGGGACGAGGTAGACCTCCCGGGCCTAGGATCAAACCTGAACCTCCAGGTGGTCCACTTCAATCGAAATTTGTCGCCAACCCTCCTAGAAGAGAAGCCTCAACCGATACTGGCGATGATACCGATGTTCTCGATCCAGAATTCCTCGCTGCATTACCTGAAGATATGCGCGAAGAAATAATAGCCGAACATCGACGAAAGCGCTTACAGAAACGTGGTGGACTCATGACATCTACAgtcaaaaaaataaagaaaccAGATCCAGCTCCATTAGGACCGCGAAGAATCCGCTTACCTCCTAAACCTGCAAAGCCCACTTTCACAACGCAGGAATTGAGTACACTAGAGGAACTCAGGGAGACACTTACAATCTGGTATCGTGAATTCGAAAGTGAAGGCCCACATCCAGATGATGTCTCTGCGATGGAGAGGTATTTAAGAAGAGTCATTTTGGACGAGAGGGACTTGGCAAAAGTGGTAGGCGTTGTGAAATGGTTGGGATGGTTAATAGATGATAGTGAAGTTGTaggaaaaggaaaacgaCACTGGGAAAAAGCATACGTGGATGTATGTTGTAAGATTCAGGAGGCTGTTAAGGAGAGAGGATTGGGTAGACTTGATTTCTaa